From the genome of Fluviispira vulneris, one region includes:
- a CDS encoding baseplate J/gp47 family protein yields the protein MKKYGITNEGFVSKDFNTCREEIVESFKNKINQNIDDSPTSVIGNITTITAEKQSLLWDALQEVFVSFFPNTSTGIPFQNSISLNGIKMLSATASRVLLTFKGKAGTKIPAQTCVGIVGTSYQFATKENAIIGDNGEVETEAECTTLGNIKALSGTINKILNPIYGIDSCTNKLDAIAGQDEETESDTRIRRLQLLQRAGSATTKGIVGAIKKNLGVTAVILLNPDDSNLIPNGHIQIFVEGGKPEEIAYAIVNSRGGGIKTFSEKETGIFLKVRDSEGIMREVSFSRPREKLIYLEISIQTTSEFPADGHELIKKSLLEYANKNLGIGKSVINSSLYVPINSVAGIVGIKINQGTNPNPTSSANIQIQPIEYAKFDSTRITFKAWD from the coding sequence ATGAAAAAATATGGCATCACAAATGAAGGATTTGTATCAAAAGATTTTAATACTTGTAGAGAAGAAATTGTCGAGAGTTTTAAAAATAAAATAAACCAAAATATTGATGATTCTCCTACATCTGTAATTGGAAATATAACAACAATCACAGCAGAAAAACAATCTCTATTGTGGGACGCATTACAGGAAGTTTTCGTATCTTTTTTTCCAAATACGTCAACAGGAATTCCTTTTCAAAACTCGATTAGTTTGAATGGAATTAAAATGCTAAGCGCCACTGCATCAAGAGTTTTGCTTACGTTTAAAGGTAAAGCTGGAACAAAAATACCAGCACAAACATGTGTGGGAATCGTGGGAACGTCGTATCAATTTGCAACGAAGGAAAATGCAATAATTGGTGACAATGGAGAAGTAGAAACAGAAGCAGAATGCACAACACTGGGCAATATAAAAGCATTATCAGGCACAATTAATAAAATTTTAAATCCAATTTATGGGATTGACTCATGCACAAACAAATTAGATGCGATAGCAGGGCAGGACGAAGAGACAGAGAGTGATACTCGAATCAGACGTTTACAGCTATTACAACGAGCGGGATCAGCGACAACAAAAGGAATCGTCGGAGCAATTAAAAAAAATTTGGGTGTTACTGCTGTTATATTGTTAAATCCTGACGACTCAAATTTAATACCAAACGGACACATTCAAATTTTTGTCGAGGGCGGGAAACCTGAAGAGATCGCTTACGCAATTGTAAATAGCCGTGGCGGTGGAATTAAAACATTCTCAGAAAAGGAAACAGGAATATTTTTAAAAGTCAGGGATTCGGAGGGAATTATGCGTGAGGTCTCATTCTCAAGACCTCGAGAAAAACTTATTTATCTAGAAATATCGATACAAACTACATCAGAATTTCCCGCAGATGGACACGAATTAATAAAGAAATCACTCTTAGAATACGCAAACAAAAATCTAGGAATCGGTAAATCTGTTATCAACTCCTCGCTATATGTGCCTATTAATAGCGTTGCAGGAATAGTTGGAATTAAAATAAATCAAGGCACAAATCCTAACCCTACGTCAAGCGCAAACATTCAAATCCAGCCAATCGAATATGCAAAATTTGACTCAACTCGAATCACATTTAAGGCGTGGGATTAA
- a CDS encoding D-Ala-D-Ala carboxypeptidase family metallohydrolase — protein sequence MNLSEHFSLYEFEYSDTAIKNNITNKANDDVIKNLSILCENLLEPIRLKLGKPIQILSGYRCESLNKLVGGVNNSQHKSGHAADITVENMSHPDLFNFIKNNFKFDQLILEHVKKDNEFSGWVHVSYNHAGNRKQCLKIG from the coding sequence ATGAATTTATCAGAACATTTTTCACTATATGAGTTTGAATATTCTGACACTGCAATAAAAAATAACATTACAAATAAAGCAAATGATGATGTTATTAAAAACCTATCAATTTTGTGTGAAAACCTGCTGGAACCTATTCGTTTAAAACTGGGAAAACCTATTCAAATTTTGTCAGGTTATCGCTGTGAATCTTTAAACAAATTAGTCGGCGGTGTAAATAATTCACAACATAAATCGGGTCATGCTGCTGACATTACGGTTGAAAATATGAGTCATCCTGACCTTTTCAATTTTATAAAAAATAATTTTAAATTTGATCAATTAATATTAGAGCACGTTAAAAAAGATAACGAATTTTCTGGCTGGGTGCACGTATCATACAATCATGCAGGCAATAGGAAACAATGTTTAAAAATCGGATAA
- a CDS encoding GNAT family N-acetyltransferase: MDLILKKEIELENNYIFNDVFKNGILDKYSIEKVDVDTYWDIYYREFIDHYPNEMFFTREELLDEKQKKLRLKLALTSESNNICNNLVVRDKNKIIALFRGEQKDIDVYYMRNSVVHSDYRNKGLYSDYLKKIIEYCKRMGFVEIISCHTPCNNKIIQAKLKKDFYIKGLETHTEYGLNLWLSHFLNEDLKKAFFFRCGMVEYTKKMFQNSEGNSKKLLDKLNNVSV; encoded by the coding sequence ATGGATTTGATTTTAAAAAAGGAAATAGAATTAGAAAATAATTATATTTTTAATGACGTATTTAAGAACGGGATTTTAGATAAATATTCGATTGAAAAAGTTGATGTTGATACTTATTGGGATATTTATTATCGAGAATTTATTGATCATTACCCCAATGAAATGTTTTTTACTAGAGAAGAATTGTTAGATGAAAAGCAAAAAAAATTGCGTCTAAAATTGGCTCTGACTAGTGAGTCAAATAACATTTGCAATAATTTAGTTGTCCGAGATAAAAATAAAATCATCGCTCTTTTTAGGGGCGAACAAAAAGACATTGATGTTTATTATATGCGTAATTCTGTTGTACATTCTGATTACAGAAACAAAGGACTATACTCTGATTACCTGAAAAAAATAATTGAGTATTGCAAACGCATGGGATTTGTAGAAATAATTAGCTGTCACACACCATGCAATAATAAAATAATTCAAGCAAAACTAAAAAAAGATTTCTACATAAAAGGCTTAGAAACACACACTGAATATGGTCTAAATTTATGGCTATCTCATTTTTTAAACGAAGATCTTAAAAAAGCATTTTTCTTTCGTTGCGGAATGGTAGAATATACTAAAAAAATGTTTCAAAATTCCGAGGGTAATTCTAAAAAGCTGTTAGATAAATTAAATAATGTTTCTGTTTGA
- a CDS encoding phosphatase domain-containing protein, with the protein MKQKAIIVDLDGTLADCEHRKQFITGGKKDWKSFLRDENIIQDKLNVWCATIIEKFKSSHKIILVTGRNEFTRAITKEWLANNDQHYDLLLMRKNDDYRQDALVKEEIYKLHIQPRFDVLFCIDDRKQVVDAWRKLGLVCLQCDEGQF; encoded by the coding sequence ATGAAGCAAAAAGCAATAATTGTAGATCTAGATGGAACTCTAGCAGACTGCGAACACAGAAAACAGTTTATAACTGGCGGTAAAAAAGATTGGAAATCGTTTTTAAGGGACGAAAATATTATTCAAGATAAACTGAATGTGTGGTGCGCGACTATCATTGAAAAATTTAAATCATCTCACAAAATAATATTGGTCACTGGTCGTAATGAGTTTACGCGTGCTATAACAAAGGAATGGCTAGCTAATAATGATCAGCACTACGATTTGCTCTTAATGAGAAAAAACGATGATTATCGACAAGATGCGCTTGTGAAGGAAGAAATCTACAAACTGCACATTCAGCCACGATTTGACGTGCTTTTTTGTATTGATGATCGTAAACAGGTTGTTGATGCATGGCGAAAACTGGGACTTGTATGTTTACAGTGTGATGAAGGCCAATTCTAA
- a CDS encoding single-stranded DNA-binding protein — protein MSGVNKVILIGRLGQEPEIRSTAGGQQVCTLSLATSESWIKDGNKEERTEWHRVVLWGRQAENAHKYLKKGRMVYIEGKLQTRSWQDQQGQKRYTTEIVATAMQFLEGGSSNKSSDYVNEQYENQVSFSENSQPIDDDIPF, from the coding sequence ATGTCAGGTGTTAATAAAGTGATTCTTATTGGTAGACTTGGGCAAGAGCCAGAAATTAGAAGTACAGCAGGAGGACAACAGGTCTGCACTTTAAGTTTGGCGACCAGTGAGTCATGGATAAAAGATGGCAATAAAGAAGAAAGAACAGAATGGCACCGTGTTGTTCTTTGGGGAAGACAGGCTGAGAATGCGCATAAGTATTTAAAAAAGGGGCGCATGGTTTACATTGAAGGCAAGTTACAAACACGCTCTTGGCAAGACCAGCAAGGACAGAAACGATATACGACTGAAATTGTGGCTACAGCTATGCAATTTCTTGAGGGTGGGTCTTCAAATAAGAGCAGCGATTATGTAAATGAGCAGTATGAAAATCAGGTTTCGTTTAGCGAAAATTCGCAGCCGATTGACGACGATATACCGTTCTGA